A part of Rhodamnia argentea isolate NSW1041297 chromosome 8, ASM2092103v1, whole genome shotgun sequence genomic DNA contains:
- the LOC115744756 gene encoding DNA mismatch repair protein MLH3 isoform X3, with amino-acid sequence MSEVKPLSHTVHSSMRSGVVLFDLTSVVEELVFNSVDAGAKKVSVFVGISNCFVKVVDDGSGITRDGLVLLGERYATSKDRQLDDIDSCSGSFGSRGEALASISDIAVLEITTKAPGKPNGYRKVLKGCKCLHLGIDDDRKDAGTSVVVRDVFYNQPIRRKSIQSSPKKVLESIKKSVFHTAIVHSEISFQVVDIESDDQLLCTRASTTPLSTLRSFFGNEVVSILHEFNAREGALELTGYLSGPCEAFAIKAFQYVYINSRFVCKSPIHKLVNQLAKKFEHVNARRDGGLQKSKRSRSCAGPAYILKLSCPRSLYDLSFEPSKTFVQFKDWVAILACIEKEIQLFWKVNSSRAMCSRQNFDTLGKDLEFEEDQKSLSGKPVGDYSELARKKRRFSEEGVLNLPSFLLEMPGKESHHNRKVDEGENPFRKIRHKGVDFTAQQNEIDSLLQDSYFVPQSDNSLSGHFSSVISKDDDYQWSPDNRIQHTQNDISYAEDETLVKCFSLEERSENILGGDIFTSMSENESFDNDPLGCNGAKMSLVSSVILEGSDKFEVGSGRKRPCLQSCSSRDNLRSSPLKFTSSEGFEFESDIFQIKQKQSSLYDDPNFRKHNHSKQSFGSFSGALWPDEVCSDVQPVPKYTAKEGKPVDTDCPFAASYRSVPRCTDSFIKEAGLSSRDFFQKQNPGSGCWSSDFDWFSDILRPSRQAKPSSGKQSIDNFVLETSSECHKRASYMSPFNEGKNVDTYDCFSKSPGDKMSTTIDMTAECGIENNINLSIDPRKPKASSSLKTLSKPYDILADERAQLCQELCHDHYEATRDYAIQTKPIWDNDAQQKNVHGERSRSRSAPPFCRKRRSFISLYHLSLVNPENSDAKTYHASKAYPEAGEPKYSQLSSSLCHLSSRKDSVELPFCGNRIDIDKLHDNELKIKELHKAIISGSVQDSRDYGTKWRDSCLQKKCGSSEILDQTHVLDIASGFLHLAGDSLVPTSISRNCLVNARVLQQVDKKFIPVVAGGTLAVIDQHAADERIRLEELRRKVLSGEAKTISYLESEKELVLPEIGCQLLLNYGEQIKDWGWICTINAQGSRSFRMDINLLQRQPTVVTLLAVPCILGVDLNDVDLLEYLQQLADTDGASTMPPAVLRVLNFKACRGAIMFGDSLLLSECSLIVEGLKGTSLCFQSLRAVCSWTTYNSSPCRLGGIA; translated from the exons ATGAGTGAGGTGAAGCCCCTGTCCCATACTGTTCACAGTTCGATGCGTTCTGGGGTGGTTTTGTTCGACTTGACGAGCGTGGTTGAAGAGCTAGTCTTTAACAGCGTGGATGCTGGTGCCAAGAAG GTATCAGTTTTTGTGGGTATCAGCAACTGTTTTGTGAAAGTGGTTGATGATG GATCTGGCATTACTCGGGATGGCTTGGTGTTATTGGGAGAAAGATATG CAACATCCAAAGATCGTCAACTCGATGACATTGACTCTTGTTCTGGGAGCTTTGGTTCTCGAGGAGAAGCGCTGGCTTCGATTTCTGATATCGCAGTATTGGAGATTACAACAAAAGCTCCTGGAAAACCAAATGGATACCGCAAGGTTTTAAAG GGATGCAAGTGTTTGCATCTTGGAATTGATGACGACAGAAAAGATGCAGGCACATCAG TTGTAGTACGTGATGTATTTTACAATCAACCTATTCGGAGGAAGTCTATACAATCGAG TCCCAAGAAGGTCTTGGAGTCCATCAAGAAGTCTGTTTTCCATACTGCTATTGTTCACTCAGAGATCTCTTTCCAAGTTGTTGATATTGAAAG tGACGATCAGTTGCTTTGCACGCGTGCTTCCACCACCCCTCTGTCAACGTTGAGAAGCTTTTTTGGAAATGAGGTTGTTAGCATTCTTCATGAATTCAATGCTCGTGAAGGAGCATTGGAGCTTACGGGTTACTTGTCTGGTCCATGTGAGGCTTTTGCTATTAag GCCTTCCAGTATGTAT ACATAAACTCGCGGTTTGTTTGCAAGAGCCCTATTCATAAATTGGTCAATCAACTTGCCAAGAAGTTTGAGCATGTAAATGCAAGGAGGGATGGTGGTTTGCAGAAGAGCAAGAGAAGTAGGTCTTGTGCGGGTCCAGCTTACATTTTAAAGCTGAGTTGTCCTCGCTCCCTTTATGACTTAAGCTTCGAACCGTCAAAGACATTTGTTCAGTTTAAG gATTGGGTTGCCATACTTGCTTGTATTGAGAAGGAAATTCAGCTTTTCTGGAAAGTAAATTCAAGTAGAG CAATGTGCTCTCGGCAAAATTTTGATACTCTAGGAAAAGATTTGGAATTTGAGGAAGACCAGAAAAGCCTCTCAGGAAAACCAG TTGGAGATTACTCTGAATTGGCGAGGAAAAAGCGCAGATTTAGTGAGGAGGGCGTTCTCAACCTTCCTTCGTTCCTTTTAGAGATGCCAGGCAAAGAGAGCCATCATAACCGTAAGGTGGACGAGGGAGAAAATCCATTTAGAAAGATTCGCCATAAAGGTGTAGACTTCACTGCCCAACAAAATGAAATAGATTCACTTCTGCAAGACAGTTATTTTGTACCACAATCAGATAATTCCCTTTCTGGTCACTTTTCGAGTGTGATCTCCAAGGACGATGATTATCAGTGGTCACCAGATAATAGAATTCAGCACACTCAAAATGACATTTCGTATGCAGAAGATGAGACTTTGGTAAAGTGTTTTAGCCTAGAAGAAAGATCTGAAAATATTCTAGGGGGTGATATCTTTACTTCAATGTCtgaaaatgaatcctttgacaATGATCCTCTGGGCTGCAATGGAGCAAAAATGAGCTTGGTATCTTCTGTTATCCTGGAAGGAAGTGACAAGTTTGAGGTTGGATCTGGTAGAAAGAGACCCTGCCTACAGAGTTGCTCCTCACGTGATAATTTGAGATCCAGTCCTCTGAAATTTACTAGCAGTGAAGGATTTGAatttgaaagcgacatcttccaaaTCAAACAAAAACAGTCAAGCCTTTATGATGACCCCAATTTTCGGAAACATAATCATAGTAAACAAAGCTTCGGTTCCTTTTCTGGGGCTCTCTGGCCAGATGAAGTGTGCAGTGATGTTCAGCCTGTTCCCAAATATACGGCCAAGGAGGGCAAGCCTGTTGATACTGATTGTCCATTTGCTGCCTCTTATAGGTCAGTTCCACGTTGCACAGACAGTTTCATTAAGGAGGCTGGTCTCTCTTCAagagatttttttcaaaagcaaaatccTGGCTCAGGTTGTTGGTCTTCAGATTTTGATTGGTTTTCTGATATTTTGCGCCCCTCACGTCAAGCAAAGCCTTCTAGTGGGAAACAGAGCATTGACAATTTTGTACTGGAAACAAGTTCAGAATGCCACAAAAGGGCTAGTTACATGTCTCCTTTTAATGAAGGAAAGAATGTAGATACGTATGATTGCTTCTCAAAGAGCCCCGGCGACAAGATGAGCACCACAATTGATATGACGGCGGAATGTGGCATAGAGAACAATATTAATCTAAGTATAGATCCACGCAAACCAAAAGCTAGCAGTTCACTAAAGACTCTCTCAAAACCTTATGATATATTAGCTGATGAAAGAGCTCAGTTATGTCAAGAGTTGTGCCATGACCACTACGAGGCAACAAGAGATTATGCAATCCAAACAAAACCGATCTGGGATAACGATGCTCAGCAAAAGAATGTTCATGGAGAAAGATCAAGAAGCCGTTCTGCTCCTCCATTTTGTAGGAAGAGGAGGAGCTTCATTTCCTTATATCATCTTTCACTGGTGAACCCAGAAAATTCTGATGCCAAGACCTACCATGCTTCTAAGGCTTATCCAG AAGCTGGTGAACCAAAATATTCCCAACTATCTAGTAGCTTATGTCATTTGTCATCTAGAAAAGATTCTGTAGAGCTCCCATTCTGTGGTAACAG GATAGATATTGACAAGTTGCATGATAATGAGCTGAAAATCAAGGAACTTCATAAAG CTATTATCTCTGGGAGCGTTCAAGACTCGAGAGATTATGGGACTAAATGGCGGGATAGTTGTCTACAG AAAAAGTGTGGATCATCTGAGATTCTGGACCAAACCCATGTACTGGATATTGCATCGGGATTCTTGCATCTTGCTGGCGATTCATTAGTACCAACATCCATCAGTAGAAATTGCCTTGTGAATGCCAGAGTCCTTCAGCAGGTTGATAAAAAGTTCATCCCCGTGGTAGCCGGTGGAACCCTTGCTGTCATCGACCAG CATGCTGCAGATGAAAGGATTCGGCTAGAAGAACTGCGCCGGAAG GTGTTATCTGGAGAAGCCAAGACAATTAGCTATCTGGAGTCAGAAAAAGAGCTG GTGTTGCCAGAGATTGGATGTCAACTTTTGCTCAACTATGGTGAGCAGATAAAAGATTGGGGATGGATATGTACTATCAATGCTCAAGGTTCAAGGTCCTTTAGAAT GGATATAAACCTTCTCCAGAGGCAGCCGACTGTTGTCACTCTTCTTGCG GTACCGTGCATTCTAGGTGTAGATCTGAATGATGTGGATCTCCTGGAATATCTTCAACAG CTTGCTGACACAGATGGAGCATCAACTATGCCTCCTGCTGTTCTTCGTGTTCTTAACTTTAAAGCATGCAGAG GAGCAATTATGTTTGGGGACAGTCTGCTTCTTTCAGAGTGTTCCCTTATCGTGGAGGGACTTAAAGGGACATCACTCTGTTTTCAA AGCTTGCGTGCAGTGTGCTCATGGACGACCTACAACAGTTCCCCTTGTCGACTTGGAGGCATTGCATAA
- the LOC115744756 gene encoding DNA mismatch repair protein MLH3 isoform X1, giving the protein MSEVKPLSHTVHSSMRSGVVLFDLTSVVEELVFNSVDAGAKKVSVFVGISNCFVKVVDDGSGITRDGLVLLGERYATSKDRQLDDIDSCSGSFGSRGEALASISDIAVLEITTKAPGKPNGYRKVLKGCKCLHLGIDDDRKDAGTSVVVRDVFYNQPIRRKSIQSSPKKVLESIKKSVFHTAIVHSEISFQVVDIESDDQLLCTRASTTPLSTLRSFFGNEVVSILHEFNAREGALELTGYLSGPCEAFAIKAFQYVYINSRFVCKSPIHKLVNQLAKKFEHVNARRDGGLQKSKRSRSCAGPAYILKLSCPRSLYDLSFEPSKTFVQFKDWVAILACIEKEIQLFWKVNSSRAMCSRQNFDTLGKDLEFEEDQKSLSGKPVGDYSELARKKRRFSEEGVLNLPSFLLEMPGKESHHNRKVDEGENPFRKIRHKGVDFTAQQNEIDSLLQDSYFVPQSDNSLSGHFSSVISKDDDYQWSPDNRIQHTQNDISYAEDETLVKCFSLEERSENILGGDIFTSMSENESFDNDPLGCNGAKMSLVSSVILEGSDKFEVGSGRKRPCLQSCSSRDNLRSSPLKFTSSEGFEFESDIFQIKQKQSSLYDDPNFRKHNHSKQSFGSFSGALWPDEVCSDVQPVPKYTAKEGKPVDTDCPFAASYRSVPRCTDSFIKEAGLSSRDFFQKQNPGSGCWSSDFDWFSDILRPSRQAKPSSGKQSIDNFVLETSSECHKRASYMSPFNEGKNVDTYDCFSKSPGDKMSTTIDMTAECGIENNINLSIDPRKPKASSSLKTLSKPYDILADERAQLCQELCHDHYEATRDYAIQTKPIWDNDAQQKNVHGERSRSRSAPPFCRKRRSFISLYHLSLVNPENSDAKTYHASKAYPEAGEPKYSQLSSSLCHLSSRKDSVELPFCGNRIDIDKLHDNELKIKELHKAIISGSVQDSRDYGTKWRDSCLQKKCGSSEILDQTHVLDIASGFLHLAGDSLVPTSISRNCLVNARVLQQVDKKFIPVVAGGTLAVIDQHAADERIRLEELRRKVLSGEAKTISYLESEKELVLPEIGCQLLLNYGEQIKDWGWICTINAQGSRSFRMDINLLQRQPTVVTLLAVPCILGVDLNDVDLLEYLQQLADTDGASTMPPAVLRVLNFKACRGAIMFGDSLLLSECSLIVEGLKGTSLCFQCAHGRPTTVPLVDLEALHKQVNRLCLPNDGPNDLWHGLRRCEVSLERAVKRLDVASR; this is encoded by the exons ATGAGTGAGGTGAAGCCCCTGTCCCATACTGTTCACAGTTCGATGCGTTCTGGGGTGGTTTTGTTCGACTTGACGAGCGTGGTTGAAGAGCTAGTCTTTAACAGCGTGGATGCTGGTGCCAAGAAG GTATCAGTTTTTGTGGGTATCAGCAACTGTTTTGTGAAAGTGGTTGATGATG GATCTGGCATTACTCGGGATGGCTTGGTGTTATTGGGAGAAAGATATG CAACATCCAAAGATCGTCAACTCGATGACATTGACTCTTGTTCTGGGAGCTTTGGTTCTCGAGGAGAAGCGCTGGCTTCGATTTCTGATATCGCAGTATTGGAGATTACAACAAAAGCTCCTGGAAAACCAAATGGATACCGCAAGGTTTTAAAG GGATGCAAGTGTTTGCATCTTGGAATTGATGACGACAGAAAAGATGCAGGCACATCAG TTGTAGTACGTGATGTATTTTACAATCAACCTATTCGGAGGAAGTCTATACAATCGAG TCCCAAGAAGGTCTTGGAGTCCATCAAGAAGTCTGTTTTCCATACTGCTATTGTTCACTCAGAGATCTCTTTCCAAGTTGTTGATATTGAAAG tGACGATCAGTTGCTTTGCACGCGTGCTTCCACCACCCCTCTGTCAACGTTGAGAAGCTTTTTTGGAAATGAGGTTGTTAGCATTCTTCATGAATTCAATGCTCGTGAAGGAGCATTGGAGCTTACGGGTTACTTGTCTGGTCCATGTGAGGCTTTTGCTATTAag GCCTTCCAGTATGTAT ACATAAACTCGCGGTTTGTTTGCAAGAGCCCTATTCATAAATTGGTCAATCAACTTGCCAAGAAGTTTGAGCATGTAAATGCAAGGAGGGATGGTGGTTTGCAGAAGAGCAAGAGAAGTAGGTCTTGTGCGGGTCCAGCTTACATTTTAAAGCTGAGTTGTCCTCGCTCCCTTTATGACTTAAGCTTCGAACCGTCAAAGACATTTGTTCAGTTTAAG gATTGGGTTGCCATACTTGCTTGTATTGAGAAGGAAATTCAGCTTTTCTGGAAAGTAAATTCAAGTAGAG CAATGTGCTCTCGGCAAAATTTTGATACTCTAGGAAAAGATTTGGAATTTGAGGAAGACCAGAAAAGCCTCTCAGGAAAACCAG TTGGAGATTACTCTGAATTGGCGAGGAAAAAGCGCAGATTTAGTGAGGAGGGCGTTCTCAACCTTCCTTCGTTCCTTTTAGAGATGCCAGGCAAAGAGAGCCATCATAACCGTAAGGTGGACGAGGGAGAAAATCCATTTAGAAAGATTCGCCATAAAGGTGTAGACTTCACTGCCCAACAAAATGAAATAGATTCACTTCTGCAAGACAGTTATTTTGTACCACAATCAGATAATTCCCTTTCTGGTCACTTTTCGAGTGTGATCTCCAAGGACGATGATTATCAGTGGTCACCAGATAATAGAATTCAGCACACTCAAAATGACATTTCGTATGCAGAAGATGAGACTTTGGTAAAGTGTTTTAGCCTAGAAGAAAGATCTGAAAATATTCTAGGGGGTGATATCTTTACTTCAATGTCtgaaaatgaatcctttgacaATGATCCTCTGGGCTGCAATGGAGCAAAAATGAGCTTGGTATCTTCTGTTATCCTGGAAGGAAGTGACAAGTTTGAGGTTGGATCTGGTAGAAAGAGACCCTGCCTACAGAGTTGCTCCTCACGTGATAATTTGAGATCCAGTCCTCTGAAATTTACTAGCAGTGAAGGATTTGAatttgaaagcgacatcttccaaaTCAAACAAAAACAGTCAAGCCTTTATGATGACCCCAATTTTCGGAAACATAATCATAGTAAACAAAGCTTCGGTTCCTTTTCTGGGGCTCTCTGGCCAGATGAAGTGTGCAGTGATGTTCAGCCTGTTCCCAAATATACGGCCAAGGAGGGCAAGCCTGTTGATACTGATTGTCCATTTGCTGCCTCTTATAGGTCAGTTCCACGTTGCACAGACAGTTTCATTAAGGAGGCTGGTCTCTCTTCAagagatttttttcaaaagcaaaatccTGGCTCAGGTTGTTGGTCTTCAGATTTTGATTGGTTTTCTGATATTTTGCGCCCCTCACGTCAAGCAAAGCCTTCTAGTGGGAAACAGAGCATTGACAATTTTGTACTGGAAACAAGTTCAGAATGCCACAAAAGGGCTAGTTACATGTCTCCTTTTAATGAAGGAAAGAATGTAGATACGTATGATTGCTTCTCAAAGAGCCCCGGCGACAAGATGAGCACCACAATTGATATGACGGCGGAATGTGGCATAGAGAACAATATTAATCTAAGTATAGATCCACGCAAACCAAAAGCTAGCAGTTCACTAAAGACTCTCTCAAAACCTTATGATATATTAGCTGATGAAAGAGCTCAGTTATGTCAAGAGTTGTGCCATGACCACTACGAGGCAACAAGAGATTATGCAATCCAAACAAAACCGATCTGGGATAACGATGCTCAGCAAAAGAATGTTCATGGAGAAAGATCAAGAAGCCGTTCTGCTCCTCCATTTTGTAGGAAGAGGAGGAGCTTCATTTCCTTATATCATCTTTCACTGGTGAACCCAGAAAATTCTGATGCCAAGACCTACCATGCTTCTAAGGCTTATCCAG AAGCTGGTGAACCAAAATATTCCCAACTATCTAGTAGCTTATGTCATTTGTCATCTAGAAAAGATTCTGTAGAGCTCCCATTCTGTGGTAACAG GATAGATATTGACAAGTTGCATGATAATGAGCTGAAAATCAAGGAACTTCATAAAG CTATTATCTCTGGGAGCGTTCAAGACTCGAGAGATTATGGGACTAAATGGCGGGATAGTTGTCTACAG AAAAAGTGTGGATCATCTGAGATTCTGGACCAAACCCATGTACTGGATATTGCATCGGGATTCTTGCATCTTGCTGGCGATTCATTAGTACCAACATCCATCAGTAGAAATTGCCTTGTGAATGCCAGAGTCCTTCAGCAGGTTGATAAAAAGTTCATCCCCGTGGTAGCCGGTGGAACCCTTGCTGTCATCGACCAG CATGCTGCAGATGAAAGGATTCGGCTAGAAGAACTGCGCCGGAAG GTGTTATCTGGAGAAGCCAAGACAATTAGCTATCTGGAGTCAGAAAAAGAGCTG GTGTTGCCAGAGATTGGATGTCAACTTTTGCTCAACTATGGTGAGCAGATAAAAGATTGGGGATGGATATGTACTATCAATGCTCAAGGTTCAAGGTCCTTTAGAAT GGATATAAACCTTCTCCAGAGGCAGCCGACTGTTGTCACTCTTCTTGCG GTACCGTGCATTCTAGGTGTAGATCTGAATGATGTGGATCTCCTGGAATATCTTCAACAG CTTGCTGACACAGATGGAGCATCAACTATGCCTCCTGCTGTTCTTCGTGTTCTTAACTTTAAAGCATGCAGAG GAGCAATTATGTTTGGGGACAGTCTGCTTCTTTCAGAGTGTTCCCTTATCGTGGAGGGACTTAAAGGGACATCACTCTGTTTTCAA TGTGCTCATGGACGACCTACAACAGTTCCCCTTGTCGACTTGGAGGCATTGCATAAGCAGGTAAATAGACTGTGCTTGCCAAATGATGGTCCAAATGATTTGTGGCATGGACTTCGTCGGTGTGAAGTAAGTCTGGAACGTGCTGTGAAGCGGTTAGATGTGGCTTCAAGATAG
- the LOC115744756 gene encoding DNA mismatch repair protein MLH3 isoform X2, with protein MSEVKPLSHTVHSSMRSGVVLFDLTSVVEELVFNSVDAGAKKVSVFVGISNCFVKVVDDGSGITRDGLVLLGERYATSKDRQLDDIDSCSGSFGSRGEALASISDIAVLEITTKAPGKPNGYRKVLKGCKCLHLGIDDDRKDAGTSVVVRDVFYNQPIRRKSIQSSPKKVLESIKKSVFHTAIVHSEISFQVVDIESDDQLLCTRASTTPLSTLRSFFGNEVVSILHEFNAREGALELTGYLSGPCEAFAIKAFQYVYINSRFVCKSPIHKLVNQLAKKFEHVNARRDGGLQKSKRSRSCAGPAYILKLSCPRSLYDLSFEPSKTFVQFKDWVAILACIEKEIQLFWKVNSSRAMCSRQNFDTLGKDLEFEEDQKSLSGKPVGDYSELARKKRRFSEEGVLNLPSFLLEMPGKESHHNRKVDEGENPFRKIRHKGVDFTAQQNEIDSLLQDSYFVPQSDNSLSGHFSSVISKDDDYQWSPDNRIQHTQNDISYAEDETLVKCFSLEERSENILGGDIFTSMSENESFDNDPLGCNGAKMSLVSSVILEGSDKFEVGSGRKRPCLQSCSSRDNLRSSPLKFTSSEGFEFESDIFQIKQKQSSLYDDPNFRKHNHSKQSFGSFSGALWPDEVCSDVQPVPKYTAKEGKPVDTDCPFAASYRSVPRCTDSFIKEAGLSSRDFFQKQNPGSGCWSSDFDWFSDILRPSRQAKPSSGKQSIDNFVLETSSECHKRASYMSPFNEGKNVDTYDCFSKSPGDKMSTTIDMTAECGIENNINLSIDPRKPKASSSLKTLSKPYDILADERAQLCQELCHDHYEATRDYAIQTKPIWDNDAQQKNVHGERSRSRSAPPFCRKRRSFISLYHLSLVNPENSDAKTYHASKAYPEAGEPKYSQLSSSLCHLSSRKDSVELPFCGNRIDIDKLHDNELKIKELHKAIISGSVQDSRDYGTKWRDSCLQKKCGSSEILDQTHVLDIASGFLHLAGDSLVPTSISRNCLVNARVLQQVDKKFIPVVAGGTLAVIDQHAADERIRLEELRRKVLSGEAKTISYLESEKELVLPEIGCQLLLNYGEQIKDWGWICTINAQGSRDINLLQRQPTVVTLLAVPCILGVDLNDVDLLEYLQQLADTDGASTMPPAVLRVLNFKACRGAIMFGDSLLLSECSLIVEGLKGTSLCFQCAHGRPTTVPLVDLEALHKQVNRLCLPNDGPNDLWHGLRRCEVSLERAVKRLDVASR; from the exons ATGAGTGAGGTGAAGCCCCTGTCCCATACTGTTCACAGTTCGATGCGTTCTGGGGTGGTTTTGTTCGACTTGACGAGCGTGGTTGAAGAGCTAGTCTTTAACAGCGTGGATGCTGGTGCCAAGAAG GTATCAGTTTTTGTGGGTATCAGCAACTGTTTTGTGAAAGTGGTTGATGATG GATCTGGCATTACTCGGGATGGCTTGGTGTTATTGGGAGAAAGATATG CAACATCCAAAGATCGTCAACTCGATGACATTGACTCTTGTTCTGGGAGCTTTGGTTCTCGAGGAGAAGCGCTGGCTTCGATTTCTGATATCGCAGTATTGGAGATTACAACAAAAGCTCCTGGAAAACCAAATGGATACCGCAAGGTTTTAAAG GGATGCAAGTGTTTGCATCTTGGAATTGATGACGACAGAAAAGATGCAGGCACATCAG TTGTAGTACGTGATGTATTTTACAATCAACCTATTCGGAGGAAGTCTATACAATCGAG TCCCAAGAAGGTCTTGGAGTCCATCAAGAAGTCTGTTTTCCATACTGCTATTGTTCACTCAGAGATCTCTTTCCAAGTTGTTGATATTGAAAG tGACGATCAGTTGCTTTGCACGCGTGCTTCCACCACCCCTCTGTCAACGTTGAGAAGCTTTTTTGGAAATGAGGTTGTTAGCATTCTTCATGAATTCAATGCTCGTGAAGGAGCATTGGAGCTTACGGGTTACTTGTCTGGTCCATGTGAGGCTTTTGCTATTAag GCCTTCCAGTATGTAT ACATAAACTCGCGGTTTGTTTGCAAGAGCCCTATTCATAAATTGGTCAATCAACTTGCCAAGAAGTTTGAGCATGTAAATGCAAGGAGGGATGGTGGTTTGCAGAAGAGCAAGAGAAGTAGGTCTTGTGCGGGTCCAGCTTACATTTTAAAGCTGAGTTGTCCTCGCTCCCTTTATGACTTAAGCTTCGAACCGTCAAAGACATTTGTTCAGTTTAAG gATTGGGTTGCCATACTTGCTTGTATTGAGAAGGAAATTCAGCTTTTCTGGAAAGTAAATTCAAGTAGAG CAATGTGCTCTCGGCAAAATTTTGATACTCTAGGAAAAGATTTGGAATTTGAGGAAGACCAGAAAAGCCTCTCAGGAAAACCAG TTGGAGATTACTCTGAATTGGCGAGGAAAAAGCGCAGATTTAGTGAGGAGGGCGTTCTCAACCTTCCTTCGTTCCTTTTAGAGATGCCAGGCAAAGAGAGCCATCATAACCGTAAGGTGGACGAGGGAGAAAATCCATTTAGAAAGATTCGCCATAAAGGTGTAGACTTCACTGCCCAACAAAATGAAATAGATTCACTTCTGCAAGACAGTTATTTTGTACCACAATCAGATAATTCCCTTTCTGGTCACTTTTCGAGTGTGATCTCCAAGGACGATGATTATCAGTGGTCACCAGATAATAGAATTCAGCACACTCAAAATGACATTTCGTATGCAGAAGATGAGACTTTGGTAAAGTGTTTTAGCCTAGAAGAAAGATCTGAAAATATTCTAGGGGGTGATATCTTTACTTCAATGTCtgaaaatgaatcctttgacaATGATCCTCTGGGCTGCAATGGAGCAAAAATGAGCTTGGTATCTTCTGTTATCCTGGAAGGAAGTGACAAGTTTGAGGTTGGATCTGGTAGAAAGAGACCCTGCCTACAGAGTTGCTCCTCACGTGATAATTTGAGATCCAGTCCTCTGAAATTTACTAGCAGTGAAGGATTTGAatttgaaagcgacatcttccaaaTCAAACAAAAACAGTCAAGCCTTTATGATGACCCCAATTTTCGGAAACATAATCATAGTAAACAAAGCTTCGGTTCCTTTTCTGGGGCTCTCTGGCCAGATGAAGTGTGCAGTGATGTTCAGCCTGTTCCCAAATATACGGCCAAGGAGGGCAAGCCTGTTGATACTGATTGTCCATTTGCTGCCTCTTATAGGTCAGTTCCACGTTGCACAGACAGTTTCATTAAGGAGGCTGGTCTCTCTTCAagagatttttttcaaaagcaaaatccTGGCTCAGGTTGTTGGTCTTCAGATTTTGATTGGTTTTCTGATATTTTGCGCCCCTCACGTCAAGCAAAGCCTTCTAGTGGGAAACAGAGCATTGACAATTTTGTACTGGAAACAAGTTCAGAATGCCACAAAAGGGCTAGTTACATGTCTCCTTTTAATGAAGGAAAGAATGTAGATACGTATGATTGCTTCTCAAAGAGCCCCGGCGACAAGATGAGCACCACAATTGATATGACGGCGGAATGTGGCATAGAGAACAATATTAATCTAAGTATAGATCCACGCAAACCAAAAGCTAGCAGTTCACTAAAGACTCTCTCAAAACCTTATGATATATTAGCTGATGAAAGAGCTCAGTTATGTCAAGAGTTGTGCCATGACCACTACGAGGCAACAAGAGATTATGCAATCCAAACAAAACCGATCTGGGATAACGATGCTCAGCAAAAGAATGTTCATGGAGAAAGATCAAGAAGCCGTTCTGCTCCTCCATTTTGTAGGAAGAGGAGGAGCTTCATTTCCTTATATCATCTTTCACTGGTGAACCCAGAAAATTCTGATGCCAAGACCTACCATGCTTCTAAGGCTTATCCAG AAGCTGGTGAACCAAAATATTCCCAACTATCTAGTAGCTTATGTCATTTGTCATCTAGAAAAGATTCTGTAGAGCTCCCATTCTGTGGTAACAG GATAGATATTGACAAGTTGCATGATAATGAGCTGAAAATCAAGGAACTTCATAAAG CTATTATCTCTGGGAGCGTTCAAGACTCGAGAGATTATGGGACTAAATGGCGGGATAGTTGTCTACAG AAAAAGTGTGGATCATCTGAGATTCTGGACCAAACCCATGTACTGGATATTGCATCGGGATTCTTGCATCTTGCTGGCGATTCATTAGTACCAACATCCATCAGTAGAAATTGCCTTGTGAATGCCAGAGTCCTTCAGCAGGTTGATAAAAAGTTCATCCCCGTGGTAGCCGGTGGAACCCTTGCTGTCATCGACCAG CATGCTGCAGATGAAAGGATTCGGCTAGAAGAACTGCGCCGGAAG GTGTTATCTGGAGAAGCCAAGACAATTAGCTATCTGGAGTCAGAAAAAGAGCTG GTGTTGCCAGAGATTGGATGTCAACTTTTGCTCAACTATGGTGAGCAGATAAAAGATTGGGGATGGATATGTACTATCAATGCTCAAGGTTCAAG GGATATAAACCTTCTCCAGAGGCAGCCGACTGTTGTCACTCTTCTTGCG GTACCGTGCATTCTAGGTGTAGATCTGAATGATGTGGATCTCCTGGAATATCTTCAACAG CTTGCTGACACAGATGGAGCATCAACTATGCCTCCTGCTGTTCTTCGTGTTCTTAACTTTAAAGCATGCAGAG GAGCAATTATGTTTGGGGACAGTCTGCTTCTTTCAGAGTGTTCCCTTATCGTGGAGGGACTTAAAGGGACATCACTCTGTTTTCAA TGTGCTCATGGACGACCTACAACAGTTCCCCTTGTCGACTTGGAGGCATTGCATAAGCAGGTAAATAGACTGTGCTTGCCAAATGATGGTCCAAATGATTTGTGGCATGGACTTCGTCGGTGTGAAGTAAGTCTGGAACGTGCTGTGAAGCGGTTAGATGTGGCTTCAAGATAG